In Thermotomaculum hydrothermale, a single genomic region encodes these proteins:
- the udk gene encoding uridine kinase has product MHNLLIGIAGGTGSGKTSFALEIMKHFPEGDVVLVDQDSYYKDLSDLPFEERKKVNFDHPGSVDFDKLIEDLKALKNNVPIKKPVYNFVTHTREKDKFTTVVPKKVIILEGIMIFVIPELRELIDIKLYVDTDADVRVLRRIVRDINERGRDLDNIIEQYLNQVKPMHEEFVEPSKRWADLIIPEGAHNREAIRFVVNRIKTLLSE; this is encoded by the coding sequence ATGCATAACCTTCTTATAGGAATTGCAGGCGGTACAGGTTCAGGTAAAACCTCTTTTGCCCTTGAGATTATGAAGCATTTCCCAGAGGGGGATGTTGTTTTGGTTGACCAGGATTCATATTACAAAGATTTGTCTGACCTTCCCTTTGAGGAGAGAAAAAAGGTAAACTTTGATCATCCAGGTTCAGTTGATTTTGACAAGTTAATAGAAGATTTAAAAGCATTGAAAAACAATGTCCCTATAAAAAAGCCGGTTTATAACTTTGTTACCCACACAAGGGAAAAGGATAAGTTCACCACTGTTGTTCCTAAAAAGGTTATTATTCTTGAGGGGATAATGATTTTTGTTATACCTGAGTTGAGGGAATTGATAGATATTAAACTCTATGTTGACACTGATGCAGATGTAAGGGTTTTAAGGAGAATTGTTAGGGATATTAACGAAAGGGGAAGGGATTTAGACAATATAATAGAGCAGTATCTCAATCAGGTTAAACCAATGCACGAGGAGTTTGTTGAGCCTTCAAAAAGGTGGGCTGACCTGATAATCCCTGAAGGGGCTCACAATAGAGAGGCTATCAGGTTTGTTGTAAATAGAATAAAAACTTTGTTATCGGAGTGA